The following are encoded together in the Mesoterricola sediminis genome:
- a CDS encoding ABC transporter substrate-binding protein — protein MKTLILALAALVLLGCGSPPRGNRVSLWVHAGPGPERLAYVEAVRVFNAAGHGFQVDLTVLPEGTYGDQVRAAALAGQLPDVLELDGPAVPEYAWAKRLLPLDGFPELAAAREDALPSIREQGTFRGRLYALGPYESGLALWGNRRLLAKAGVAPPATVDGAWTLPQFEAVMRRLKRVGVPYPLDMKFNYGAGEWFTFALAPLVQGLGGDLLDPAGISARGHLDGPAAVRALALVQGWARAGYVNAATRDDSDFVMGRAALSYVGHWAYPTYRRALGRDLVLLPMPRFGPRAVTGAGTWTFALSAGSRHPAAAAQVLAHLLSPAEIARVTAINGAIPGTFTALRASAAHRPGGPLALYAEQVARGLARPRPRTPAYATVSAAFAEAVNNVLAGADPRTELGRAATTVEEALQDSRGFPGT, from the coding sequence ATGAAGACCCTCATCCTCGCCCTCGCGGCCCTGGTCCTCCTGGGCTGCGGGTCCCCGCCCCGGGGGAACCGGGTCAGCCTGTGGGTGCACGCGGGGCCGGGGCCGGAGCGGCTGGCGTATGTGGAGGCGGTCCGGGTCTTCAACGCGGCGGGGCACGGCTTCCAGGTGGACCTGACGGTGCTGCCCGAGGGGACCTACGGGGACCAGGTGCGCGCGGCGGCCTTGGCGGGGCAGCTCCCGGACGTGCTGGAGCTGGACGGGCCCGCGGTGCCGGAGTACGCCTGGGCGAAGCGCCTCCTGCCCCTGGACGGGTTCCCGGAACTGGCCGCGGCGCGGGAGGACGCGCTGCCCTCCATCCGGGAGCAGGGCACCTTCCGGGGCCGGCTCTACGCCCTGGGGCCCTACGAGTCGGGCCTGGCGCTGTGGGGCAACCGGCGGCTCCTGGCCAAGGCGGGGGTGGCGCCGCCGGCCACCGTGGACGGGGCCTGGACCCTCCCCCAGTTCGAGGCGGTGATGCGCCGCCTGAAGCGGGTGGGGGTGCCCTACCCGCTGGACATGAAATTCAACTACGGCGCGGGCGAGTGGTTCACCTTCGCCCTGGCCCCCCTCGTCCAGGGGCTGGGCGGGGATCTGCTGGACCCTGCCGGGATCTCGGCCCGGGGCCACCTGGACGGCCCCGCCGCGGTGCGCGCCCTCGCCCTGGTCCAGGGCTGGGCGCGGGCGGGCTACGTGAACGCCGCAACCCGGGACGACAGCGACTTCGTGATGGGCCGCGCCGCCCTCTCCTACGTGGGCCACTGGGCCTACCCCACGTACCGGCGGGCCCTGGGGCGCGACCTGGTGCTGCTCCCCATGCCCCGGTTCGGGCCGAGGGCGGTGACGGGCGCGGGCACCTGGACCTTCGCCCTTTCCGCAGGCTCCCGGCATCCGGCGGCCGCGGCCCAGGTGCTGGCCCACCTCCTGAGCCCCGCCGAAATCGCCCGGGTGACCGCCATCAACGGGGCCATCCCGGGGACCTTCACCGCCCTCCGGGCCAGCGCCGCGCACCGGCCCGGCGGCCCCCTGGCCCTCTACGCCGAGCAGGTGGCCCGGGGCCTGGCGCGCCCGCGGCCCCGTACGCCGGCCTACGCCACGGTGAGCGCGGCCTTCGCGGAGGCCGTCAACAACGTCCTGGCGGGGGCCGATCCCCGGACGGAGCTGGGGCGGGCCGCGACCACCGTCGAGGAGGCCTTGCAGGACAGCCGGGGGTTCCCCGGCACCTAA
- a CDS encoding carbohydrate ABC transporter permease, with amino-acid sequence MLTPSTHPRRARPWADRLAPWAFGAPALLLLGLFLVTPFLMAFGYAFTDKRLLAPPDLRPAWVGLRAYVRLAQDPHAWAAFRNTLLFAAVVVPVQSALALAMALLANQRLPGTRVFRTLSFAPVATPMAVVAVIWSLLYLPERGAVNALVDLLTLGRVGPQDWLRDPALVLPAVMVLSIWQGAGFQMLVFLAGLQTIPGDLYEAATLDGAGPFRRFLHVTLPLLRPTAVFVVATTTIQAFQLFTQVQVITSGGASAPLDSFRTVVMLLVHEGLRRGRIGTASALSVAFFLLVLTVSLLQRAWWERRP; translated from the coding sequence GTGCTGACCCCTTCGACCCATCCCCGCCGCGCCCGGCCCTGGGCGGACCGGCTCGCGCCCTGGGCCTTCGGGGCGCCGGCCCTCCTGCTCCTGGGGCTCTTCCTGGTGACGCCCTTCCTCATGGCCTTCGGGTACGCCTTCACGGACAAGCGGCTGCTGGCGCCACCGGACCTGCGGCCAGCCTGGGTGGGCCTGCGCGCCTACGTCCGCCTGGCCCAGGATCCCCACGCCTGGGCCGCCTTCCGCAACACCCTCCTCTTCGCGGCGGTGGTGGTGCCCGTCCAGTCGGCCCTGGCCCTGGCCATGGCCCTCCTGGCGAACCAGCGCCTGCCGGGCACCCGGGTCTTCCGCACCCTCAGCTTCGCGCCCGTGGCCACCCCCATGGCCGTGGTGGCGGTGATCTGGTCCCTGCTCTACCTGCCCGAGCGGGGCGCCGTCAACGCCCTGGTGGACCTCCTCACCCTGGGGCGGGTGGGCCCCCAGGACTGGCTGCGGGACCCGGCCCTGGTCCTGCCGGCCGTCATGGTCCTCTCCATCTGGCAGGGCGCCGGGTTCCAGATGCTGGTGTTCCTGGCGGGGCTCCAGACCATCCCCGGGGACCTGTACGAGGCCGCGACCCTCGACGGGGCCGGGCCCTTCCGGCGCTTCCTCCACGTCACCCTGCCCCTGCTGCGGCCCACGGCGGTCTTCGTGGTGGCCACGACGACCATCCAGGCCTTCCAGCTGTTCACGCAGGTGCAGGTGATCACCAGCGGGGGCGCCTCGGCCCCCCTGGACAGCTTCCGCACCGTGGTGATGCTCCTCGTCCACGAGGGCCTCCGCCGGGGCCGGATCGGCACGGCCTCGGCCCTGTCGGTGGCGTTCTTCCTGCTGGTGCTGACGGTCTCCCTCCTCCAGCGGGCCTGGTGGGAGCGGCGGCCGTGA